The Microbacterium sp. LWH7-1.2 genome window below encodes:
- a CDS encoding ABC transporter substrate-binding protein has product MTALRSRRRHGYIALGLTAVAALTLAGCAEGGDEGGDSGSVEGETVEIAGGITGSEAENLQKTFEQFEEDTGITVNYTGDKGFEGNIVTKVAGGSAPDIAIVPQPGLFRSLVETGEVKEGTAEVEANVDEYWSSIWKDTGSVDGTFYAAPMLANLKGYVWYSPKSFAEWGVEPATTWDELITLTDTIREKTGEPPWCAGFFSEAASGWPGTDWVEDLVLRQAGPDVYDSWAAGDTPFTDPDIEAAFDSVGEILLNPDYVNAGFGDVKSINSTAFGDPIAAAVANGTCALTHQASFLTANFLTAKTADGATPEVGPDGDVYAFLLPGPEAGELAVEGGGELVTAFSDDAATQQVLEFMSTPEFADARVKLGGAISANTGADPTLASSEFLTEAMKIVQDQNTVFRFDASDLMPATVGSGSFWRGMVDWIDGKPTPQVLSDIQAGYQD; this is encoded by the coding sequence ATGACTGCACTGCGATCACGTCGTCGACACGGCTATATCGCGCTGGGACTGACGGCCGTCGCGGCACTCACGCTCGCCGGTTGCGCCGAGGGCGGCGATGAGGGCGGCGACAGCGGCTCGGTCGAAGGAGAGACCGTCGAGATCGCCGGCGGCATCACCGGCTCGGAGGCGGAGAACCTCCAGAAGACCTTCGAACAGTTCGAGGAGGACACCGGCATCACCGTCAACTACACCGGTGACAAGGGGTTCGAGGGCAACATCGTCACGAAGGTGGCAGGCGGATCCGCGCCCGACATCGCCATCGTGCCGCAACCGGGCCTCTTCCGCTCGCTCGTCGAGACCGGCGAGGTCAAGGAGGGCACGGCGGAGGTCGAGGCCAACGTCGACGAGTACTGGTCCTCCATCTGGAAGGACACGGGCTCGGTGGACGGTACGTTCTACGCCGCACCGATGCTGGCCAACCTGAAGGGCTACGTCTGGTACTCGCCGAAGAGCTTCGCCGAGTGGGGCGTCGAGCCGGCGACGACGTGGGACGAGCTCATCACGCTGACCGACACCATTCGCGAGAAGACGGGCGAGCCGCCGTGGTGCGCCGGATTCTTCTCGGAAGCCGCGTCCGGGTGGCCCGGGACGGACTGGGTCGAGGACCTCGTGCTGCGCCAGGCCGGACCGGACGTGTATGACAGCTGGGCAGCCGGAGACACGCCGTTCACCGACCCCGACATCGAGGCGGCATTCGACTCCGTAGGCGAGATTCTGCTCAATCCGGACTACGTCAACGCTGGATTCGGCGACGTCAAGAGCATCAACTCGACGGCATTCGGTGACCCCATTGCTGCCGCTGTGGCGAACGGCACGTGCGCGCTGACCCACCAGGCATCCTTCCTCACGGCCAACTTCCTCACCGCGAAGACGGCAGATGGCGCGACGCCGGAGGTCGGACCGGATGGCGACGTGTACGCCTTCCTGCTCCCCGGCCCGGAAGCAGGCGAGCTCGCGGTCGAGGGCGGCGGCGAACTGGTGACCGCGTTCTCGGATGATGCGGCAACGCAGCAGGTGCTCGAATTCATGTCGACGCCGGAGTTCGCCGACGCGCGCGTGAAGCTCGGCGGTGCCATCTCGGCCAACACCGGTGCCGACCCGACGCTGGCATCGAGCGAGTTCCTGACCGAGGCGATGAAGATCGTGCAGGACCAGAACACGGTGTTCCGCTTCGACGCCTCCGACCTGATGCCGGCGACCGTCGGCTCGGGCTCGTTCTGGCGCGGCATGGTCGACTGGATCGACGGCAAGCCGACGCCGCAGGTCCTGAGCGACATCCAGGCGGGATATCAAGACTGA
- a CDS encoding sugar ABC transporter permease — protein MSQTTTSAADEAQGTPPPERGGRKPPSRRTTRLVVTIGLILIAALIVFLLLSPPNPDARPVSLGFSYNSFFQWIGNMGPIVQIPIILVIFAAVVGILLVLIEYAPRAGKGYFWLRLISCFAIPFLAFMMLRPYQGAVIYVIAIALIAGGLLFWADYRASEGAGYLYQLTLFMAPAAIAILVGLVYPSIATIIQSFFDKTGENFVGLENYVWAFTNPQGFWSIINTLIWAIFAPVFATVVGLAYAAFMERARGERLLKLLVFMPFAIAPVSISLIWKFVYDYRQGEQIGTLNAIVVAFGGQPVPWLDIWPLVNTFCLLFAFVWAQTGFAMVVLSAAMKAVPVEQLEAAQLDGTSAWQRFINVTVPGIRTSIIVVLTTVTIAALKLYDIVAVMTGGRANSTVLGFEMVNQQQRFQSYGHSAALAVLIFVFVTPLIIYNVLQLRKQREVR, from the coding sequence ATGTCTCAGACCACAACATCGGCGGCTGACGAGGCGCAGGGCACGCCTCCGCCGGAACGCGGAGGAAGGAAGCCTCCGTCGCGCCGGACGACGCGACTCGTCGTCACGATCGGGCTCATCCTGATCGCGGCACTGATCGTCTTCCTCCTGCTCAGCCCCCCGAACCCGGACGCTCGACCGGTCTCGCTCGGATTCTCGTACAACTCGTTCTTCCAGTGGATCGGCAACATGGGGCCGATCGTGCAGATCCCCATCATCCTGGTGATCTTCGCTGCGGTGGTCGGCATCCTCCTGGTCCTGATCGAGTACGCACCGCGCGCCGGCAAAGGCTACTTCTGGCTGCGGCTCATCTCGTGCTTCGCGATCCCGTTCCTCGCGTTCATGATGCTGCGGCCGTACCAGGGCGCCGTGATCTACGTGATCGCGATCGCCCTCATCGCCGGTGGTCTCCTGTTCTGGGCCGACTACCGGGCGAGCGAGGGCGCCGGCTATCTGTACCAGCTGACGCTCTTCATGGCGCCCGCCGCCATCGCGATCCTCGTCGGCCTCGTCTATCCGAGCATCGCGACCATCATCCAGTCTTTCTTCGACAAGACCGGGGAGAACTTCGTCGGCCTGGAGAACTACGTGTGGGCCTTCACGAACCCGCAGGGGTTCTGGTCCATCATCAACACGCTCATCTGGGCGATCTTCGCACCGGTCTTCGCGACGGTCGTCGGCCTGGCGTACGCGGCCTTCATGGAGCGGGCGCGCGGCGAGCGCTTGCTGAAGCTGCTGGTGTTCATGCCGTTCGCGATCGCCCCGGTGAGCATCAGCCTCATCTGGAAGTTCGTCTACGACTACCGCCAGGGCGAGCAGATCGGAACCCTCAACGCGATCGTCGTCGCGTTCGGCGGTCAGCCCGTGCCGTGGCTGGACATCTGGCCCCTGGTCAACACGTTCTGCCTGCTGTTCGCTTTCGTCTGGGCGCAGACCGGGTTCGCGATGGTCGTGCTCTCGGCCGCGATGAAGGCGGTCCCGGTTGAGCAGCTCGAAGCGGCCCAGCTCGATGGCACCTCGGCCTGGCAGCGGTTCATCAACGTGACGGTGCCGGGCATCCGCACGTCGATCATCGTCGTCCTGACGACCGTCACCATCGCCGCCCTGAAGCTGTACGACATCGTGGCGGTGATGACCGGCGGGCGGGCGAACTCGACAGTGCTCGGCTTCGAGATGGTCAACCAGCAGCAGCGGTTCCAGAGCTACGGACACTCGGCGGCGCTCGCCGTGCTGATCTTCGTCTTCGTGACACCACTGATCATCTACAACGTGTTGCAGCTGCGTAAGCAGAGGGAGGTGCGCTGA
- a CDS encoding carbohydrate ABC transporter permease, with protein MTAVDSKTMPQTTKAEARRVARETRRNEALAHKRLTSPLATIFAVAIAFLWTIPTLGLLITSFRPGADSATSGWWTVFTNPDFTLGNYQDALTSGGTALTLGESFLNSLAITIPVTIFALAVASLAAYAFAWMDFKGRGFLFVAVFALQIVPIQMALVPLLSLFSRGLEIGDVQIFPGLEMREVDHSFATVWIAHVIFAMPLAIFLLHNFISEIPSDVIEAARVDGAGHGQIFFRIILPLATPALASFAILEFIWVWNDLLVATIFAPTTSLPMTQTLNSLSGTWGNQWFLVSAGAFLVLFVPIIVFLALQRFFVRGLMAGATKG; from the coding sequence ATGACCGCCGTCGACTCCAAGACCATGCCGCAGACCACCAAGGCGGAGGCGCGGAGGGTCGCGCGTGAGACGCGTCGCAACGAGGCGCTCGCGCACAAGCGGCTGACCTCGCCGCTGGCGACCATCTTCGCGGTCGCGATCGCGTTCCTGTGGACGATCCCGACGCTCGGCCTGCTCATCACGTCGTTCCGCCCGGGCGCCGACTCGGCGACGTCAGGCTGGTGGACGGTCTTCACCAACCCCGACTTCACGCTCGGCAACTACCAGGACGCGCTCACGTCCGGTGGCACCGCCCTGACGCTGGGCGAGTCGTTCCTGAACTCGCTCGCGATCACGATCCCGGTCACGATCTTCGCCCTGGCCGTCGCGTCGCTCGCCGCGTACGCGTTCGCGTGGATGGACTTCAAGGGCCGCGGGTTTCTGTTCGTCGCGGTGTTCGCCCTGCAGATCGTCCCGATCCAGATGGCGCTCGTGCCGCTGCTGAGTCTGTTCTCGAGGGGTCTCGAGATCGGCGACGTGCAGATTTTCCCGGGGCTCGAGATGCGCGAGGTCGACCACAGCTTCGCGACGGTGTGGATCGCCCACGTCATCTTCGCGATGCCGCTGGCGATCTTCCTCCTGCACAACTTCATCTCGGAGATCCCCTCCGACGTGATCGAGGCGGCTCGCGTCGACGGCGCAGGGCACGGGCAGATCTTCTTCCGGATCATCCTGCCGCTGGCGACGCCGGCGCTCGCGTCGTTCGCCATCCTCGAGTTCATCTGGGTGTGGAACGACCTGCTCGTCGCGACGATCTTCGCCCCGACGACATCACTGCCGATGACGCAGACGCTGAACTCCTTGTCCGGCACCTGGGGCAACCAGTGGTTCCTCGTGTCGGCGGGCGCGTTCCTCGTGCTGTTCGTGCCGATCATCGTGTTCCTTGCACTGCAGCGGTTCTTCGTGCGCGGGCTCATGGCCGGCGCGACGAAGGGCTGA
- a CDS encoding DUF305 domain-containing protein translates to MSDEPSAGSSRRWFVIVVALILIAGLAFAVGRFSTFGSQAAPSAPGTDSPEAGFSRDMQVHHAQAIEMAMEIYGKTDDEELRVLSYDIATGQAGQRGEMYDWLVQWGLPQSGGPMMQWMDAGGSEHAHGGSSAEPMTDEEAHAAMGMASADELAALKAATGVEADCQFLTLMVRHHEGAIPMAEALLELGTDPRALEVATAIKNGQTAEIDAMRSIQSRLGCTS, encoded by the coding sequence GTGTCGGACGAGCCCTCGGCGGGGAGCTCCCGGCGGTGGTTCGTGATCGTCGTCGCGCTCATCCTCATCGCCGGCCTCGCGTTCGCGGTGGGGCGCTTCTCGACCTTCGGCTCCCAGGCGGCCCCATCAGCTCCGGGCACCGACTCTCCTGAGGCCGGGTTCTCCCGCGACATGCAGGTGCACCACGCGCAGGCGATCGAGATGGCGATGGAGATCTACGGCAAGACCGACGACGAAGAGCTGCGCGTGCTCTCCTACGACATCGCCACCGGTCAGGCCGGCCAGCGCGGTGAGATGTACGACTGGCTTGTGCAGTGGGGTCTCCCCCAGTCGGGCGGGCCGATGATGCAGTGGATGGATGCCGGGGGCTCGGAGCACGCCCACGGCGGCTCGTCCGCCGAGCCGATGACGGACGAAGAGGCTCACGCGGCGATGGGCATGGCATCCGCTGACGAGCTCGCCGCGCTGAAGGCGGCGACCGGCGTCGAGGCCGACTGCCAGTTCCTCACGCTGATGGTCCGCCATCACGAGGGCGCGATCCCGATGGCCGAAGCGCTTCTCGAACTCGGCACCGACCCGCGCGCCCTCGAGGTCGCGACCGCGATCAAGAACGGCCAGACCGCCGAGATCGACGCGATGCGCTCGATCCAGTCGCGGCTCGGCTGCACCAGCTGA
- a CDS encoding DUF3105 domain-containing protein, producing MTPSPDEKRKSGNPATQAKIDLTVKQQREQKRQEKLAEYQKQLAKRKRSKLVWWAVGSTAAVLVVAAIVASIVFAPAPAPSYARGDSDGSGIEGVETFTNTANHVDGAVDYAQTPPAGGDHNVMWLNCGVYTEPVPNENAVHALEHGAVWITYDPAQVSDDDIATLEGELPSTYTVLSPYNDMDTPIAVTAWNAQLKVDSADDERIEEFIKAYWKSTNAPEPNAACTGAFDAPGKK from the coding sequence ATGACCCCGTCCCCCGACGAGAAGCGCAAGAGCGGCAACCCCGCCACCCAGGCGAAGATCGACCTCACCGTCAAGCAGCAGCGCGAGCAGAAGCGCCAGGAGAAGCTGGCCGAATATCAGAAGCAGCTCGCCAAGCGCAAGCGCAGCAAGCTCGTGTGGTGGGCCGTCGGCTCGACGGCCGCGGTCCTGGTCGTCGCGGCGATCGTCGCGTCGATCGTCTTCGCGCCGGCCCCGGCCCCGTCGTATGCCCGCGGAGACAGCGACGGCAGCGGCATCGAGGGCGTCGAGACCTTCACGAACACCGCGAACCACGTCGACGGCGCCGTCGACTACGCGCAGACTCCCCCGGCCGGCGGCGACCACAACGTGATGTGGCTGAACTGCGGCGTGTACACGGAGCCGGTTCCGAACGAGAACGCCGTGCACGCTCTCGAGCACGGCGCGGTCTGGATCACGTACGACCCCGCACAGGTCTCGGACGACGACATCGCCACGCTCGAGGGCGAGCTGCCGTCGACCTACACGGTGCTCTCGCCGTACAACGACATGGACACCCCCATCGCGGTGACTGCCTGGAACGCGCAGCTCAAGGTCGACTCGGCCGACGACGAGCGCATCGAGGAGTTCATCAAGGCGTACTGGAAGAGCACCAACGCGCCCGAGCCGAACGCCGCGTGCACCGGCGCGTTCGACGCTCCCGGCAAGAAGTAG